The Proteiniborus ethanoligenes DNA window TATAAGTTTTCAATTGGCTAATTAATGATTGCTTGTTTATATACTCCATTATTTCTCCCTCCTTGTCAAAGCTGAAAATGTAAAGTTGATTATAAGAATGAAAACAAATAGAACTACTGCTGTGGCAATTAATGCTTCTCTATGCAATTCTGCTGCATAGCCCATTTCGATAACTATATTGGCTGTTAATGTTCTAATACCCTTTAATATGCCTGCAGGCATTCTAGCTTGATTTCCTGCTACCATAATTACTGCCATAGTTTCACCAATTGCTCTTCCTATACCAAGTATAATTCCCGCCACTATTCCTGACTTTGCAGCAGGAATTATCACAAAAAATATACTTTTTTCACGACTTGAGCCTAAGGCTAAAGCTCCTTCATAATAGCTATTAGGCACAGCTTTAATAGCTGATATGCTTACCTCTATAATAGTAGGTAATATCATAATTCCAAGTAAAATAGATGCTGTTAATATACTGCTTCCATTTCCTCCAAATACATTTCTAACAAAGGGAACAATGACTACAAGCCCAAAAAATCCATATACAACAGATGGTATTCCTGCTAATAGCTCTACTGCAGGCTTCAATATCTTATAAATATTTTTAGGACAAATTTTAGCCATAAAAACAGCAGTTAAGATGCCTATTGGAGCACCTATAATAAGTGCCCCCATAGTAACATAAATACTTCCTAGTATCATTGGAAATATTCCATAAGAAGCTGGTTCATTTCCAGGAGTCCAGTTTTTACCTAGCAAAAAGTCAAACATGCCTATTTTCCCAATGGCTGGAATGCCATTAACGAATAAAAATATACAAATTAGTGCTACCCCAAGAACAGAAGTTAATGCTGCTATAAAAAATATACCTTGCATAATATTTTCTTTATATTTACTCATAATTTTCTCCTTAACAATGATAAAGCAGTAATTTTATCTATATATATTCTCTATATTATTTATCTCCATTTAATACTGTATCCCAAGTAGTATATTCGCCAGTGAAAATTTTCTTTACATCTTCACTTGTAAGATTTTTTAGTGGGTTTTCATTGTTTACAATTACTGCAATCCCGTCCAAAGCTATTTCCATAGAATTTAGCAATTCTTTTTCACTGTCTTTTAAATCACGTGAAGCCATTCCTATATCACAAGTTCCATCTATTGCAGCTTGCATACCTGTAGATGAATCACTTTGTTGGATTTCAATAGTTGCATTAGGATTAATAGCTATATAAGCTTCCTTAAGCTTCTCCATAATAGGAGTAACAGAGGAAGAACCAGCTACTACAATCTTACCACTTGGCTTTGTACCATTATATACAGGAGCATTATCATTAATTTGGATATAGCTTTTTGCCACAACTGCTTGTCCTTCTAAGCTTAATATAAAATCAATAAAATCCTTTTTAAGTCCCGTTGCTTCACCTTTTATTGCAATATTGAAGGGACGAGCAATTTTATAGCTTCCATTTTTTATATTTTCAACATTTGCAGCAGAATCATCAATCATTAATGCTTTCACATTGTCATTTAATGACCCTAGAGAAACATAGCCAATTGCATAAGTATCCCCTGAAACATTAGTTAACATCACATCTGTTTTGTTTGCAATAATAGCTTCTTTAGTTGTATTATCTACCTTTTTTCCACTACTATCTTTCTCTTCAATATGGAGTAGTTCAATAAATGCACCTCGTGTACCCGAACCATCTTCTCTAGATATAACAGAAATTTCTTTTTTTGCATTAAAACCCGTTTCAGAATTTGAACATCCTACAAAAGCTACTGACACTACCATTATAAGTAGCATTAATAATATTAACTTTTTCATATCTCATACACTCCTTTTTATTTATTATTACAACCTTATTTTAATTCAAGAAAGT harbors:
- the pstC gene encoding phosphate ABC transporter permease subunit PstC → MSKYKENIMQGIFFIAALTSVLGVALICIFLFVNGIPAIGKIGMFDFLLGKNWTPGNEPASYGIFPMILGSIYVTMGALIIGAPIGILTAVFMAKICPKNIYKILKPAVELLAGIPSVVYGFFGLVVIVPFVRNVFGGNGSSILTASILLGIMILPTIIEVSISAIKAVPNSYYEGALALGSSREKSIFFVIIPAAKSGIVAGIILGIGRAIGETMAVIMVAGNQARMPAGILKGIRTLTANIVIEMGYAAELHREALIATAVVLFVFILIINFTFSALTRREK
- a CDS encoding substrate-binding domain-containing protein, which codes for MKKLILLMLLIMVVSVAFVGCSNSETGFNAKKEISVISREDGSGTRGAFIELLHIEEKDSSGKKVDNTTKEAIIANKTDVMLTNVSGDTYAIGYVSLGSLNDNVKALMIDDSAANVENIKNGSYKIARPFNIAIKGEATGLKKDFIDFILSLEGQAVVAKSYIQINDNAPVYNGTKPSGKIVVAGSSSVTPIMEKLKEAYIAINPNATIEIQQSDSSTGMQAAIDGTCDIGMASRDLKDSEKELLNSMEIALDGIAVIVNNENPLKNLTSEDVKKIFTGEYTTWDTVLNGDK